One window of Thiomicrorhabdus lithotrophica genomic DNA carries:
- a CDS encoding lipocalin family protein codes for MNTSDFNESEKRYSNLLNLMKVLLVSVGLFALLSGCTQAPKNVQPVQNFELERYLGTWHEIARLDHSFERGLENVTAVYSMREDGGVRVINSGVNTETKEPKQAEGKAYFLGSKDVASLKVSFFGPFYGGYHVAKLDSDYQMALVIGPNTDYAWILARSKQPGLAECEAYYQEAERLGIKRSDWIVGYSCN; via the coding sequence ATGAATACTAGCGATTTCAACGAAAGCGAAAAACGATATTCTAATTTATTGAATTTAATGAAGGTGTTATTAGTATCTGTTGGTTTGTTTGCATTATTAAGCGGTTGTACCCAGGCACCAAAAAATGTACAGCCAGTTCAAAACTTTGAGCTGGAGCGTTACTTGGGAACATGGCATGAGATTGCACGTTTAGACCACAGTTTTGAACGTGGATTGGAAAACGTAACGGCTGTGTATTCTATGCGAGAAGATGGTGGTGTTAGGGTTATAAATTCAGGAGTCAATACTGAAACCAAAGAACCTAAGCAGGCAGAAGGTAAGGCGTACTTTTTAGGTTCTAAGGATGTAGCGAGTTTAAAGGTTTCATTTTTTGGCCCTTTTTATGGCGGTTATCATGTGGCTAAGTTAGATTCTGATTACCAGATGGCGTTGGTAATAGGGCCAAACACCGATTACGCTTGGATTTTAGCCAGAAGCAAACAACCAGGCCTGGCAGAATGCGAAGCGTATTATCAAGAAGCGGAAAGGTTAGGTATCAAACGCAGTGATTGGATTGTGGGGTATTCATGCAATTAA
- a CDS encoding FAD-binding domain-containing protein has protein sequence MLFYETLLNGKFVPVTLEGKNPRERFTDWMLLEQPFISSPIEGGMKQAQEKLKALDFSAYHKTRNYLDGAVSGLSPYIEHGLIQPDEVLKFIDTNNARIEAYHFLQQLSWRAFFEQKYLEDPSLIWKDAGEYKTGFTAADYADVMPDDIIKGQTPVAVINQFIEELYQTGYLHNHARLYLAAYVVHWRRVKWQAGAKWMLSHLLDGNLASNNYSWQWVASTGSTKPYIFNLDNVIEFANQKYKTQRTLNVDIDKSYETLKQQLFPQIVESQNEKGH, from the coding sequence ATGCTATTTTATGAGACATTACTTAACGGAAAATTCGTACCAGTAACGCTTGAAGGCAAAAATCCCCGTGAGCGTTTTACCGACTGGATGCTACTTGAACAACCGTTCATTTCTTCACCTATTGAAGGCGGCATGAAACAGGCTCAGGAGAAACTTAAAGCTTTAGATTTCTCTGCTTACCACAAAACCCGTAATTATTTAGATGGCGCAGTGAGTGGTTTGTCGCCCTATATTGAGCATGGGTTAATTCAACCTGATGAAGTTCTCAAGTTTATTGATACCAATAACGCTCGCATAGAAGCTTATCATTTTCTTCAGCAATTGAGTTGGCGTGCTTTTTTTGAGCAAAAGTATTTAGAAGATCCAAGCTTAATTTGGAAAGATGCCGGTGAATACAAAACCGGATTTACTGCAGCCGATTATGCTGACGTGATGCCAGATGACATTATCAAAGGGCAAACACCCGTAGCCGTTATTAACCAGTTTATTGAAGAACTCTATCAGACAGGTTATTTACATAATCATGCACGCCTCTACCTGGCAGCTTATGTTGTCCATTGGCGAAGAGTCAAATGGCAAGCTGGTGCCAAATGGATGCTGAGTCACTTATTAGATGGCAATTTAGCCTCAAATAACTACTCGTGGCAATGGGTAGCTAGCACAGGCAGCACAAAGCCTTATATCTTTAATTTAGACAACGTTATTGAATTTGCTAACCAAAAATATAAAACCCAAAGAACGTTGAATGTTGATATTGATAAATCTTACGAAACGTTAAAGCAACAACTCTTTCCTCAAATAGTGGAGTCGCAAAATGAAAAAGGACATTGA
- the pdxH gene encoding pyridoxamine 5'-phosphate oxidase, with protein MSSDTELESLDSDLQKQLYDARKSYKKAYLNEDTVANNPFAQFKKWYEEAEKSGLEEPNAMVIATVDEQGRPNTRTVLLKSFDEKGFVFFTNYKSQKSKEIEQNPNVSIQFLWLGLERQVKIRGTAKKIPLKESMHYFFSRPAGSQLGAWVSHQSQVISSKALLVNEYQKIKQKFVNGEIPFPDFWGGYRVEADYFEFWQGGDDRLHDRLVFERSENNWQMKRLSP; from the coding sequence ATGAGCTCGGACACAGAACTAGAATCTTTGGACAGTGATTTACAAAAACAGCTCTATGATGCTCGTAAGTCCTACAAGAAAGCCTATTTAAACGAAGATACGGTTGCCAATAATCCGTTTGCCCAATTCAAAAAATGGTATGAAGAGGCTGAAAAAAGCGGGTTAGAAGAGCCTAATGCGATGGTAATAGCGACTGTAGATGAGCAAGGTCGGCCAAATACTCGTACGGTATTGTTAAAGTCGTTTGATGAGAAGGGCTTTGTGTTTTTTACCAATTACAAAAGCCAAAAATCCAAAGAAATTGAACAGAATCCAAATGTCAGTATTCAGTTTTTATGGCTGGGTTTGGAGCGACAAGTCAAAATTAGAGGAACCGCTAAAAAAATTCCTTTGAAAGAATCAATGCATTACTTTTTTTCAAGACCCGCAGGTAGTCAGCTTGGGGCTTGGGTGAGTCACCAAAGTCAGGTGATTTCTTCAAAAGCCTTGCTGGTGAATGAGTATCAAAAAATAAAACAAAAATTTGTAAATGGTGAGATTCCATTTCCTGATTTTTGGGGAGGCTATCGTGTTGAAGCAGATTACTTCGAGTTTTGGCAAGGTGGTGATGATCGTTTACATGACCGCTTGGTTTTTGAACGCAGTGAAAATAACTGGCAAATGAAACGATTATCGCCTTAA
- a CDS encoding cupin domain-containing protein has product MLDQALNMNLDERICIDTNTIEWLGSPADGVLRKPLEKEFAEHGRTTSIVQFMPGSSFPEHNHPLGEEIFVLEGVFSDERGDYPAGTYIRNPPGSKHSPFSKEGCTLFVKLDQFNPLDIEPVLIDTKAKQMQPGIGNLKVLSLHSLGTEGSALVFWPAGEKFQAHRHWGGEEILVIDGELKDEHGSYPKGCWLRSPHLSEHFPYVEEDTLIYVKTGHL; this is encoded by the coding sequence GTGTTAGATCAAGCGCTTAATATGAATCTAGATGAACGCATTTGTATTGATACCAATACAATCGAATGGCTGGGAAGTCCAGCAGATGGTGTGCTGCGTAAGCCTTTAGAAAAAGAATTTGCTGAGCATGGACGAACGACCAGTATCGTTCAATTTATGCCTGGTTCGAGTTTTCCAGAACACAACCATCCTCTAGGGGAAGAGATTTTTGTACTAGAAGGCGTATTCTCTGATGAGCGTGGTGATTACCCGGCTGGTACCTATATAAGAAACCCTCCAGGCTCTAAACATTCCCCCTTTTCTAAAGAAGGTTGTACTTTGTTTGTAAAGCTTGATCAGTTTAATCCATTGGATATAGAACCTGTATTGATTGATACCAAAGCCAAACAGATGCAACCAGGCATTGGTAACCTTAAAGTACTCTCTCTGCATAGTCTTGGAACAGAGGGCAGTGCATTAGTGTTTTGGCCAGCAGGTGAAAAGTTTCAGGCACATAGACATTGGGGCGGTGAGGAGATTTTAGTGATTGATGGTGAACTAAAAGATGAACATGGCAGTTATCCGAAGGGATGTTGGCTGAGAAGTCCCCATTTAAGTGAGCATTTTCCGTATGTGGAAGAAGATACGCTGATTTATGTCAAAACGGGACATTTATAA
- a CDS encoding response regulator, whose product MLDKDDEFITTSEACEILQVSKTIIKRMADSGELETWKTPGGHRRIKRSSIEQKHQEQGVIKAQAETRSLKVMVVDDDAVIQSIFTSLVKDPSLPAIDIVSAVNGYEGLIKAGQGVFDMIFVDLNMPLMDGYEAIKVLREYENTKSSTIIVITADGLNEIDRERLPYDVVLMNKPLNLDVVKQFMQYEYALKKV is encoded by the coding sequence TTGCTTGATAAAGATGATGAATTTATAACGACGTCCGAAGCCTGTGAAATTTTGCAAGTTTCTAAAACCATTATCAAAAGAATGGCTGATAGTGGTGAATTAGAGACTTGGAAAACGCCTGGCGGACACCGAAGAATAAAGCGAAGTTCGATAGAGCAAAAACACCAAGAGCAGGGTGTGATTAAAGCTCAAGCAGAAACGCGTTCTTTAAAGGTTATGGTTGTCGATGATGATGCTGTTATCCAGAGCATTTTTACCAGCCTTGTTAAAGATCCTTCACTCCCGGCTATAGATATTGTTTCAGCGGTTAATGGCTATGAAGGTCTGATTAAAGCCGGTCAAGGCGTATTTGATATGATTTTTGTTGATCTGAATATGCCATTAATGGATGGTTATGAAGCAATAAAAGTTCTGAGAGAATATGAAAATACGAAATCCAGTACAATTATTGTCATTACGGCAGACGGATTAAACGAGATTGATAGGGAGAGATTACCCTATGATGTTGTTTTAATGAATAAACCACTAAATTTAGATGTTGTAAAACAGTTTATGCAGTATGAATATGCGTTAAAAAAAGTATAA
- a CDS encoding alpha/beta fold hydrolase codes for MFLIKTMVLGALFSLSFNLQASYQTQAISLKIYVPDEQPQAFYYHAQGDGNLPKVILLGGGPGFSSWNLEPIQTQISKMGYRVLLTDMLGIGENSHINPKSILSSWIQQVDRIVANEKAENESVILVGHSWGGLMAMLYARAHNDKVSKLILLNPVDPEKAAMQHLTEEIQSRNEKFTETDWSKDEAWSNEVDNSNQNIEYLTLRQIQQVLPTYFMDYQLGTKYAKQFTVKDFDIELNIQAWKEYDLNPIKFDEINRFQLPISFIDCNQDYLMPYNLNAMQKHIEFSEVSLIDQCGHFPWIEKPKIFYSELKQQLMSGFSEPENNAVLVENEKSTSDLSVN; via the coding sequence GTGTTTTTAATCAAAACAATGGTTCTTGGAGCTCTTTTTTCATTAAGTTTTAATCTTCAAGCTAGTTACCAAACGCAAGCTATATCTTTAAAAATCTATGTTCCTGATGAGCAGCCTCAGGCGTTTTATTATCATGCTCAAGGAGATGGAAATTTACCTAAAGTCATTTTGTTAGGTGGCGGTCCTGGTTTTTCAAGCTGGAACTTAGAACCGATTCAAACTCAAATATCTAAAATGGGTTACCGTGTTCTTTTGACCGATATGTTAGGTATTGGTGAAAATAGTCATATCAATCCTAAAAGCATTTTGTCATCGTGGATTCAGCAAGTCGATCGCATAGTAGCAAATGAAAAAGCGGAGAATGAATCGGTTATTTTAGTTGGACATTCTTGGGGTGGGCTTATGGCCATGTTATATGCAAGAGCCCATAATGATAAAGTCTCTAAGTTAATCTTATTAAATCCTGTTGACCCTGAAAAAGCTGCTATGCAGCATTTAACAGAAGAGATTCAAAGTCGTAATGAAAAATTTACTGAGACGGATTGGAGTAAGGATGAGGCCTGGTCAAATGAAGTGGATAACTCCAACCAAAATATAGAGTATTTAACCTTAAGACAAATTCAACAGGTATTGCCCACTTACTTTATGGATTACCAATTAGGCACAAAATACGCCAAACAATTCACGGTTAAAGATTTTGATATTGAACTTAATATCCAGGCCTGGAAAGAGTACGATCTTAATCCAATTAAGTTTGATGAGATTAATCGTTTTCAGCTGCCAATAAGCTTTATAGATTGTAATCAAGATTATCTGATGCCCTACAATCTCAACGCCATGCAAAAACATATAGAATTTTCTGAAGTGAGTTTAATTGATCAATGTGGTCATTTTCCTTGGATTGAAAAGCCTAAAATATTCTACAGTGAATTAAAACAACAATTAATGAGTGGCTTCTCAGAGCCTGAAAACAATGCCGTTTTAGTTGAGAATGAAAAGTCGACAAGTGACTTGAGCGTAAACTGA
- the trpB gene encoding tryptophan synthase subunit beta has protein sequence MSTKYANYPDKDGHFGIHGGIFAPETLISALEDLNHQYESVKTDEAFIAQLTADYQDYIGRPSPLYYAKRWSDALGGAKIYLKREDLNHTGAHKINNTIGQALLAKRLGKTRIIAETGAGQHGVASATVAARLGLECVVYMGADDVVRQSPNVARMRMLGAEVVAVTSGTRTLKDALNEAMRDWVTNVDDTFYIIGTVAGPHPYPAMVRDFQAIIGREARQQMLEKEGKLPDALVACVGGGSNAIGLFYDFLPDEDVAIYGVEAGGRGLETGEHAAPLCKGTPGVLHGNRTYLMQDDNGQILGTHSISAGLDYPGVGPEHSWLKDIGRANYVAINDDEALQGFRDLTRYEGIIPALETSHALAYATKLAPTLRKDQTIIINLSGRGDKDMNTIAAIEGFEA, from the coding sequence ATGTCTACTAAGTATGCAAATTATCCAGATAAAGATGGCCACTTCGGAATTCACGGTGGTATTTTCGCCCCAGAAACACTTATATCTGCACTGGAGGATTTAAACCATCAGTATGAGAGTGTTAAAACGGATGAAGCGTTTATTGCACAGCTGACAGCAGATTACCAAGACTATATAGGAAGGCCCTCGCCTTTGTATTACGCAAAACGTTGGTCAGATGCTTTAGGTGGCGCCAAAATTTATTTAAAACGTGAAGACTTAAACCACACGGGAGCTCACAAAATCAATAACACCATTGGCCAAGCACTTTTAGCCAAACGCCTAGGTAAAACTCGAATTATTGCTGAAACAGGGGCAGGTCAACACGGGGTTGCCAGTGCCACGGTAGCGGCTCGCTTAGGATTAGAGTGTGTTGTTTATATGGGCGCCGATGATGTCGTTCGACAATCACCTAATGTCGCCCGCATGCGCATGCTCGGTGCAGAGGTAGTTGCCGTCACTTCTGGAACACGCACCTTAAAAGATGCTTTAAATGAAGCGATGCGTGACTGGGTAACGAATGTAGATGATACCTTTTACATTATTGGTACGGTTGCTGGCCCTCATCCTTACCCTGCAATGGTAAGAGATTTTCAGGCCATTATTGGCCGAGAAGCCCGTCAGCAGATGTTAGAGAAAGAGGGAAAACTTCCTGATGCATTAGTTGCTTGCGTAGGTGGAGGTTCTAATGCAATAGGCCTATTTTATGACTTTTTACCCGATGAAGACGTAGCCATTTACGGCGTAGAAGCGGGCGGCAGAGGTTTAGAAACTGGTGAGCATGCTGCACCACTATGCAAAGGCACACCTGGTGTATTACACGGTAACCGCACCTATTTAATGCAAGATGATAATGGTCAAATTTTGGGTACACACTCAATTTCAGCAGGCTTAGATTACCCTGGTGTTGGTCCTGAACATTCTTGGTTAAAAGACATTGGTCGGGCCAATTATGTTGCCATTAATGATGATGAAGCTTTACAAGGTTTTAGAGACTTAACGCGGTATGAAGGCATTATCCCTGCTCTAGAAACCAGTCACGCTTTAGCTTATGCAACAAAGCTGGCTCCAACTCTGCGTAAAGATCAAACCATCATCATTAATTTAAGTGGTCGTGGTGATAAAGATATGAATACCATTGCTGCTATTGAAGGTTTTGAGGCTTAA
- a CDS encoding DUF2189 domain-containing protein produces MSQSTFHQTTHNHYTESGEHIVSKDAKVASIGTWLKKGWIDMANAPVESVFYGLVMTLSVMLVYFAYSNEPLMMFKIATFFVILSPFLAIGLYAVSYQLSKGQRPNLIKSMFAWKRNPTEFALFALALGIIIAIWSRIVPLIAAVVKSNSLLIVDPSAGVAGVLGSEVGQTFMIYFFFTASIVAAFVFMISVVTIPLLLRDTKIGVISAMVLSFQVTMENKKVMAVWALTIAALISVGILTIGLAMVIVMPLLGYASWHAFNDLIEVDDNVKELPL; encoded by the coding sequence ATGTCTCAATCTACATTTCATCAAACTACCCATAATCACTACACAGAAAGTGGTGAACATATTGTTTCTAAAGACGCCAAAGTGGCAAGTATTGGTACTTGGCTGAAAAAAGGTTGGATCGATATGGCGAATGCGCCTGTCGAATCAGTTTTCTACGGTCTTGTAATGACACTGTCTGTAATGCTGGTGTATTTTGCGTACAGTAATGAACCTTTAATGATGTTTAAAATTGCCACCTTCTTTGTGATTTTATCCCCATTTTTAGCAATCGGTTTGTATGCTGTTTCTTATCAATTATCTAAAGGGCAGCGTCCGAATTTAATTAAGTCGATGTTTGCTTGGAAGCGTAATCCGACGGAATTTGCGTTATTTGCATTGGCTCTGGGTATTATCATCGCTATTTGGTCACGTATTGTGCCGCTGATTGCTGCAGTCGTTAAATCGAATAGTCTACTTATTGTTGATCCAAGCGCAGGTGTTGCAGGTGTATTGGGCTCTGAAGTAGGGCAGACGTTTATGATCTATTTCTTTTTCACGGCATCGATTGTTGCAGCCTTCGTTTTTATGATTAGTGTGGTGACAATACCATTGCTATTAAGAGATACAAAAATAGGTGTCATTTCTGCGATGGTACTGAGTTTTCAAGTCACAATGGAAAACAAGAAAGTGATGGCGGTATGGGCGTTAACTATTGCGGCTTTAATTTCAGTAGGTATTTTAACGATCGGTTTAGCGATGGTAATTGTTATGCCACTGTTGGGTTACGCGAGTTGGCATGCATTTAATGACCTAATTGAAGTGGATGACAACGTTAAAGAACTCCCTTTATAG
- a CDS encoding YbgA family protein, whose amino-acid sequence MNFPRLKIAVSDCLRGTECRYNGGHAQDDFVNHHLAKYADFYPFCPEAAVIGTPRETIRLVGIDTEVRVIGPKSNTDFTEDLQAYNDLIIPKLVDKKMDGAVVKSRSPSCGLERIKVYQPSGEWHGSKDPMQAGLFTGDLQKAMPHLAIEEEGRLNDAWLRETFMVQAFTSARWRDFMENDPTVGKFQAFHRDHKYLFLSKNEEIYRELGALVATTRKHNLAESMLGYEEKMYQLLACRSKKGHVKNVLDHIYGYFKHDITQSEKEHYHETVTEFMGDVIPLIAVIKILEQFLKHYGSEYLSSQVFFHPYPADLALRSKTTAYR is encoded by the coding sequence ATGAATTTTCCACGCTTGAAAATCGCCGTTTCAGATTGCTTAAGAGGGACTGAATGCCGCTATAACGGTGGTCATGCACAAGATGATTTTGTGAACCATCATCTTGCCAAATATGCGGACTTTTATCCTTTTTGCCCAGAAGCGGCTGTTATTGGTACGCCTAGAGAAACGATTCGTTTGGTGGGCATTGACACTGAAGTACGTGTCATTGGACCTAAATCTAACACGGACTTCACAGAAGATTTACAAGCATACAATGATTTAATTATCCCTAAATTAGTGGATAAAAAAATGGATGGTGCTGTTGTAAAATCACGCTCCCCTAGCTGCGGTTTAGAGCGAATTAAAGTTTACCAACCAAGTGGTGAATGGCATGGTTCTAAAGACCCAATGCAGGCAGGTTTATTTACAGGCGACCTACAAAAAGCGATGCCGCATTTAGCGATTGAAGAAGAAGGCCGCTTAAATGATGCCTGGTTAAGAGAAACCTTTATGGTTCAAGCTTTTACCTCCGCACGCTGGCGTGACTTTATGGAAAATGATCCAACTGTTGGTAAATTTCAGGCTTTCCATCGTGATCACAAATACCTATTTCTTTCAAAAAATGAAGAGATATATCGTGAGCTTGGAGCCCTTGTCGCTACTACACGCAAACATAATTTGGCAGAAAGCATGTTGGGCTATGAAGAAAAAATGTACCAACTATTAGCTTGTCGTTCTAAAAAAGGTCATGTAAAAAACGTACTCGATCATATTTATGGTTACTTTAAACATGATATTACTCAATCTGAAAAAGAGCATTATCACGAAACCGTAACTGAGTTTATGGGGGATGTGATTCCGCTAATTGCAGTAATCAAGATTCTAGAGCAGTTTTTAAAACATTACGGCTCTGAATACTTATCTTCACAAGTATTTTTTCACCCCTATCCAGCTGATTTAGCGTTAAGGTCAAAGACGACTGCTTATCGTTAA
- a CDS encoding CIA30 family protein yields the protein MNTSPIEMHELYNPAMKNSPEWRFVSDQVMGGVSEGQVFFNIEEESPCHCLTGLVSLENNGGFLQMQLVNLDQIGINYADYKGLYIEVKGNNHEYNLHLRTSQLWLPWQSFRQRFFAVEQWQRLFFPFEEFESYKTFSELNTKKIRRLGILAIGEAFESNICIRNLGLYR from the coding sequence ATGAACACATCGCCGATTGAAATGCATGAACTATACAACCCTGCTATGAAAAACAGTCCAGAGTGGAGGTTTGTCAGCGACCAGGTTATGGGCGGAGTATCGGAAGGCCAGGTGTTTTTTAACATAGAAGAAGAATCGCCCTGTCATTGCTTAACAGGCCTGGTAAGTTTAGAAAACAACGGTGGATTTTTGCAAATGCAATTGGTGAATTTAGATCAAATTGGTATTAATTATGCCGATTACAAAGGTTTATATATTGAGGTCAAGGGTAACAATCATGAATACAATCTACACCTACGCACCTCTCAGCTATGGCTTCCTTGGCAGTCATTTAGACAGCGTTTTTTTGCGGTCGAGCAATGGCAGCGGTTGTTTTTTCCCTTTGAAGAGTTTGAATCTTATAAAACTTTTTCAGAGCTTAATACCAAAAAAATACGCCGTTTAGGCATTTTGGCTATTGGAGAAGCATTTGAATCCAATATCTGTATTCGCAACTTAGGCTTATACCGCTAA
- a CDS encoding TIGR02450 family Trp-rich protein — MSQLPHTSTGYEHQVNKLNPKKLLNSKWTALNPQNKELHFIVVKLIESEEQEGKIEGCLLQSVMHKTDYEIACSDLKDSSAWQQGWK, encoded by the coding sequence ATGAGTCAGTTACCACATACCTCAACAGGATATGAACATCAGGTTAATAAGCTTAACCCGAAAAAGCTTTTGAACTCGAAATGGACGGCATTAAATCCGCAAAACAAAGAATTGCATTTTATCGTTGTTAAGCTTATTGAAAGCGAAGAACAAGAAGGCAAGATAGAAGGGTGTTTATTACAATCTGTTATGCACAAAACGGATTACGAAATAGCCTGTTCAGATTTAAAGGATAGTTCAGCCTGGCAGCAGGGTTGGAAATGA
- a CDS encoding TIGR01777 family oxidoreductase — MKIIILGGTGFVGSYLKAYLEAQSHDVVALGRKAYSKEFDLTAKLENQDLLIVLTGESIGKRWGAAYKKALLESRTLTNKLLKLKLQACQNPPKRIFSASAIGFYPENTCENILDESHTEPGKGFLGQLGKQWEETSLELTPKPLIMRFGVVLGKNGGALQKMLPPFKMGLGGPVAGGQQCFSWIHIEDLARAVSFFIEKSELKGVFNLTSLNPVTSNVFGKALAKAIHRPFWLPLPEFQLKLMFGEGAQVLTHSSAIVPTKLIESGFDFKYPEVATALKNIVE; from the coding sequence ATGAAAATCATTATTTTGGGAGGAACAGGCTTTGTTGGTTCTTACTTAAAAGCGTATCTAGAAGCACAAAGCCATGACGTAGTGGCATTGGGTCGAAAGGCATATAGTAAAGAGTTCGATTTAACGGCTAAGTTAGAAAACCAGGATCTATTAATAGTATTGACTGGCGAAAGCATCGGCAAACGTTGGGGTGCAGCTTACAAAAAGGCATTATTAGAGAGTCGTACCTTAACAAATAAATTACTTAAACTTAAGCTACAGGCCTGTCAAAACCCACCTAAGCGGATATTCTCAGCATCGGCTATTGGATTTTATCCTGAAAACACTTGTGAAAACATTCTGGATGAAAGTCATACAGAACCAGGAAAAGGATTCTTAGGTCAATTAGGTAAACAGTGGGAAGAGACAAGCTTAGAGCTTACTCCTAAACCACTGATTATGCGTTTTGGCGTGGTATTAGGTAAAAATGGCGGCGCGCTTCAAAAAATGTTACCGCCTTTTAAGATGGGATTAGGTGGCCCTGTGGCGGGTGGCCAGCAGTGCTTTAGTTGGATTCATATAGAAGATTTAGCGCGCGCAGTCAGTTTCTTTATTGAAAAGTCAGAATTAAAGGGAGTATTTAATTTAACCTCCCTAAATCCAGTAACAAGTAATGTCTTTGGTAAAGCGTTAGCTAAGGCTATCCATCGCCCATTTTGGTTGCCATTGCCGGAGTTTCAATTAAAGCTTATGTTTGGAGAAGGTGCGCAAGTGCTAACGCATTCATCAGCAATAGTTCCAACCAAGTTAATAGAGTCAGGCTTTGACTTTAAATACCCAGAAGTGGCAACCGCGTTGAAGAATATAGTGGAATAG
- the hemH gene encoding ferrochelatase, with translation MHYQSYTQYQHGDASVIGVLITNLGTPDAPTKQALKPYLKEFLSDPRVVEPPPARWLWRLILNGIILNTRPAKSAEAYKTVWDSEGPGAPLLNISQRQVDAIADNVKPHLKTRVEFELGMRYGNPSIASALQKLQAKGCQKILVLPLYPQYAGATTASTFDAVNAELMKWRWVPEMRTINQYYRHPGYIDALANSITEYQAEHGKPDLLVMSYHGIPQRYWDNGDSYPCNCHLTSRLVAEKLGLSKDEYKVTFQSRFGKEPWVQPYTDETMMSLPKQGIKNIQVICPGFSADCLETIEEIGEENYEYFEEAGGEKFGYIKCLNDRADHTSALADLVLQHLQGWDVIVDDEDLAKVKVNAKALGAENA, from the coding sequence ATGCATTATCAATCATACACTCAATATCAACACGGTGACGCTTCAGTTATTGGTGTCTTAATTACTAACTTGGGTACGCCGGATGCGCCAACTAAGCAAGCTTTAAAGCCTTACTTAAAAGAGTTCTTGTCTGATCCTCGTGTTGTAGAGCCGCCTCCAGCGCGTTGGTTATGGCGTTTGATTTTGAATGGCATCATATTAAATACCAGGCCTGCTAAGTCTGCCGAGGCTTATAAAACGGTATGGGATTCTGAAGGCCCGGGTGCGCCATTGTTGAATATTTCACAACGTCAAGTAGATGCGATTGCCGATAATGTTAAACCGCACTTAAAGACAAGAGTCGAATTTGAATTAGGTATGCGTTACGGCAACCCGTCTATTGCTTCAGCACTTCAAAAGTTGCAGGCTAAAGGTTGTCAAAAAATATTAGTACTACCGCTTTACCCACAATATGCGGGTGCAACAACGGCCTCTACTTTTGATGCGGTGAATGCTGAACTAATGAAATGGCGTTGGGTTCCTGAGATGCGAACCATCAACCAGTATTATCGTCATCCTGGTTACATTGATGCATTGGCCAACTCAATTACTGAGTATCAGGCAGAGCACGGCAAGCCAGACTTGTTAGTTATGTCTTATCACGGTATTCCACAACGTTATTGGGATAATGGAGACTCTTACCCGTGTAACTGTCACTTAACCTCTCGCTTGGTGGCTGAAAAACTCGGTTTAAGTAAAGACGAATACAAAGTCACCTTTCAATCGCGTTTTGGTAAAGAACCATGGGTTCAGCCTTACACAGATGAAACTATGATGAGTCTGCCTAAACAAGGTATTAAAAATATTCAAGTGATTTGTCCAGGTTTTTCTGCCGATTGCTTAGAAACGATTGAAGAAATTGGTGAAGAAAATTATGAGTATTTTGAAGAGGCTGGCGGCGAGAAGTTTGGGTACATCAAATGCTTGAATGATCGTGCGGATCATACTTCAGCTTTAGCCGATTTGGTTTTGCAGCATTTACAAGGATGGGATGTGATTGTTGATGACGAAGATTTAGCCAAAGTAAAAGTAAATGCTAAAGCACTTGGTGCTGAAAACGCTTAG